TTTACTGAAGTTGAGAATATCTTTAAATAAAGAGAAGTAATATTTAGGTTTGATTAGTGGGTAATTCATATCAGTTATTTAATCTGAAGGCGATAAAAATAATTATTTGTTACAAGAATAACGTTGGACAACAAAGAACTGAGGTAAAACCCAAATAAGTTCTTCATTAAGTTTATACAATTTTATTCTAGGCTCAAAATGCTACTACTTCGTATTTTGAGCTTTTATTTTTTAGATAAAAACTACTTATTTAGGCAATACCAGAATGTTTTTTTCATCATAAGCCCCCCTTTCCAATTACAGAACTTTACTTTATTAGCTCACTTACAATTATTTTAATACTATTTTTTTGCTAACTTTTTTTATCTCTCCGTTTTCTTGATTTTGATAAACATCAATTTTAGAGTTTTTAATTTTAATTTTATCAACAACACTAAAAATAGTACCAAGATCACGATTCCATTTCTTTGGCAAAGAAATAATATCTCTTTTTTGGCTATCAGTATCTACAATAACGAAACTTAAGCCATCCTTATTTTTTTTATTAACTGCAATGTATAAATTCCGGTTATCAGTTTCAAAACTAGTTTGCCCTTCATATTTTGGATAATACAAAGCCTCTTCAATTAACGGTTCCTTACTATCTATGTTAAAAATCATAACATATTTACAACCCGAACCACAACCACCTACTACAGAAAAACTTTTTTCTGTAATCCATTCAACACTTGAAGATGCTCTAAGCAATCGATATTTTTCTCCACGTAAACTAACCTTATGTTTTATCTTTTTATTCCCATACTCAGCGATCAAACTTCCCCTACCCTTTTCAATTGAATAAATTTTCAAAAACTTTCCGTTTGAAACTGTATCAATCAAAGAAACAACTTCTTCCTTTTCTTTTACTTTCTCATTAATTTCTACAAAATTCAAGTTTTTATCTTTTTGATTACTCAAGAAAAAAGAAAGAATTATAAATGGTATCAGAATTTTATTCATATTATTAGTAGTTTATCTAGATATGATTTTTTAAAACTTATTATTCCGTGTTTAAAAAAGAATAAATTTAGTCTAAAATACTATCTAAACCTTAATCTACCACAAAATAAACCCAACTATTGTTTATTTTTTTCTTACACACTACAAAACATTACTTTTTTAACTATTTTAGTTTTATGAAACAAATACGCTATTCATAAGAATAATCTGTTACACACAAAGAAAAAAATGAGCTCGAACACTGATAAATTCTATAATCGATTTTCAATATTCTACCCTATAGTTGAAATATTTTTAAAACCACAAAAGCGAAAATTATTTCAAGAGATAAACAACCTACCTTTTGGTAAATTACTTGAGATAGATATATAAAAATGGATATTGAAAAAACATTAAATAAAATTGGAGAAATTTACTCTCCTTTATCAAATAAATGTAAGCAAGAACTCATTGCTAACTCTAAAATTTGCACTTTTAAAAAAGGAGAAATAATTGTTAGAGAAGGACAGTTTTCTAAAAAAGGCTACTTAATTGTAAAAGGTTGTTCAAGAGCATATTATTTAAAAGATGGTAAAGATATTTCTGATTGGTTTACTTTTGAAAACGAAATAATGGCTTCGATAGTTAGCTTTTTTAGTGAAGAACCAAGCCCACATTATATTGAATTCATTGAAGATTCTATCGTTATTGAATTTTCAAAAGACACCGTTGATAACCTCTCTAACAAACACCATGATTTTGAGCGTTTTATTAGCAAAGTTGTAACACTAACCATGTTAGGTTTATGTGAAAGATTATATACTATTCAATTTAACAAAGCAGCTGAAAGATACAAGCACTTATTAAGTATTTATCCTAAAATTACAAATAGAATTCCACTTACTCATATTGCATCCTATTTAGGAATGACACTCGAAACCCTAAGCAGAATTAGAAACCCCAAAAACCGAATTTGATTTATATCAAATGATAATTCTTCCATTAGTTTGACTTTTGTGAAAACAATAAAAAATGGAAGAAAAAAATAAACA
This genomic stretch from Tenacibaculum sp. Bg11-29 harbors:
- a CDS encoding Crp/Fnr family transcriptional regulator; amino-acid sequence: MDIEKTLNKIGEIYSPLSNKCKQELIANSKICTFKKGEIIVREGQFSKKGYLIVKGCSRAYYLKDGKDISDWFTFENEIMASIVSFFSEEPSPHYIEFIEDSIVIEFSKDTVDNLSNKHHDFERFISKVVTLTMLGLCERLYTIQFNKAAERYKHLLSIYPKITNRIPLTHIASYLGMTLETLSRIRNPKNRI